From Chromatiales bacterium 21-64-14, one genomic window encodes:
- a CDS encoding peroxidase, whose protein sequence is MITEQAGILAPLPPHARYMSFDLADIHAARHSLAALQALVDGTDTVVGIGLSLAEALDAQIPGLRTFPANAGPGFEIPSTPAALWCWLRGEERGPLFHRARELETALADAFSLNHEVDAFVHDGGRDLSGYEDGTENPKGEEARKVALVSADNAALAGSSFVAVQLWEHDFDRLRTIPRSEQDAIIGRRRSDNEELKDAPASAHVKRTAQESFAPEAFMWRRSMPWVEGEHGGFMFVAFGHTLDAFEVALNRMVGKEDGIPDALFRFTRPMTGAYFWCPAMKDGQLELSPLGV, encoded by the coding sequence ATGATCACCGAACAAGCCGGAATTCTCGCGCCCCTGCCACCGCACGCGCGTTATATGAGCTTTGATCTCGCCGACATACACGCCGCCCGTCACAGCTTGGCTGCTCTGCAGGCGCTTGTGGACGGTACCGACACCGTAGTCGGTATCGGTTTGTCACTGGCCGAGGCCCTGGACGCACAGATACCCGGGCTGAGGACCTTTCCCGCCAATGCCGGTCCGGGTTTCGAGATCCCCTCGACCCCCGCCGCGCTGTGGTGCTGGCTGCGCGGCGAGGAGCGCGGACCCCTGTTCCATCGGGCCCGAGAACTCGAGACCGCACTCGCCGACGCCTTCTCCCTCAATCATGAGGTTGACGCCTTCGTGCACGATGGCGGCAGGGATTTGAGCGGCTATGAGGACGGCACCGAAAACCCCAAGGGTGAAGAGGCCCGCAAGGTCGCGCTGGTCAGTGCCGATAACGCCGCACTGGCCGGCTCGAGCTTCGTCGCCGTGCAACTGTGGGAACACGACTTCGATCGCTTGCGTACCATCCCGCGGTCGGAACAGGATGCCATCATTGGTCGTCGTCGCAGTGACAACGAAGAGCTGAAAGACGCCCCTGCATCAGCGCACGTCAAACGTACCGCGCAGGAAAGTTTCGCGCCCGAGGCCTTCATGTGGCGCCGCTCGATGCCCTGGGTGGAAGGCGAACACGGCGGTTTCATGTTCGTCGCCTTTGGCCACACGCTGGACGCCTTTGAGGTCGCGCTGAACCGTATGGTCGGCAAGGAGGATGGCATTCCCGACGCCCTGTTCCGCTTCACCCGGCCGATGACAGGCGCCTATTTCTGGTGCCCAGCGATGAAGGACGGTCAGCTCGAACTCAGTCCGTTGGGTGTTTGA
- a CDS encoding 4,5-DOPA dioxygenase extradiol, which translates to MPAVFFGHGTPMNALAKSRYTEAWRRFGATIPRPRAILCISAHWYINTTAVTAMARPRTIHDFHGFPPELYGVDYPAPGDPVLAAEVAEVVKPIHVGLDEDSWGIDHGTWAVLIHAFPDADIPVVQLSINALNPFDYHVQLGARLAPLRERGVLIVASGNVVHNLSRVDWCQPDAAFDWTRRFDGEAKDVMTSRPGNITHLQRHPDFAISVPTPEHFIPLLYLAGLASAARSPAEILIEGYAMGSLSMTAYTLGARRDLSAGKTNGSPAMFRA; encoded by the coding sequence ATGCCCGCGGTCTTTTTTGGTCACGGCACCCCTATGAACGCCCTTGCCAAAAGCCGTTACACCGAGGCTTGGCGTAGATTCGGCGCGACCATACCGCGCCCGCGCGCGATCCTGTGCATCTCGGCGCATTGGTACATCAATACCACAGCGGTTACTGCCATGGCGCGCCCGCGGACCATTCACGACTTCCATGGTTTCCCGCCGGAATTGTACGGCGTCGACTATCCAGCGCCAGGGGATCCGGTATTGGCCGCCGAGGTGGCTGAAGTGGTCAAGCCCATCCATGTCGGTCTCGACGAAGACAGCTGGGGGATCGATCACGGTACGTGGGCTGTTCTCATCCATGCATTTCCCGACGCCGATATTCCTGTGGTGCAATTATCCATAAACGCGTTGAACCCGTTTGACTATCATGTCCAACTGGGCGCCCGCCTCGCGCCGTTACGCGAGCGTGGCGTGCTAATCGTCGCGAGCGGAAACGTAGTGCATAATCTAAGCCGCGTCGATTGGTGCCAGCCCGATGCGGCATTCGACTGGACCCGCCGCTTCGATGGCGAAGCGAAGGACGTAATGACTTCCCGCCCGGGTAATATCACGCATCTGCAGAGACATCCCGATTTCGCGATCTCGGTGCCGACTCCCGAGCATTTTATACCACTGTTATACTTGGCAGGCTTGGCGTCCGCGGCACGGTCCCCGGCAGAAATTCTCATCGAAGGTTACGCGATGGGTTCGCTTTCGATGACGGCCTATACACTTGGTGCCCGTCGTGACCTATCTGCCGGCAAGACGAACGGATCGCCTGCGATGTTTCGCGCGTAG